The following proteins are co-located in the Microcystis wesenbergii NRERC-220 genome:
- a CDS encoding heme o synthase, with the protein MTGTQALRHHDNFLQVAKSYYQLTKPRIIPLLLITTAASMEIASKGQVSPLLLFLTLLGGTLAAAAAQTLNCIYDRDIDHTMLRTRARPIPSGRVQPLHALIFALVLASLSLAIFVFFVNTLSGFLAMTGIAFYMLIYTHLLKRHSVQNIVIGGAAGSIPPLVGWAAVTGDLGWIPWILFAIIFLWTPPHFWALALMIKDDYAEVDIPMMPVVKGEEATSKQIWLYTLIVVPFTFLLIYPLAACGVVYGVAALILGFVFLKKAWRLKQNPFDRDMARSLFKYSILYMMLLCTAMVIDSLPMTSRLLATIGSLFSCS; encoded by the coding sequence ATGACTGGAACTCAAGCCCTTCGCCACCACGATAATTTTTTACAAGTCGCTAAAAGTTATTATCAACTCACCAAACCGCGAATTATTCCTCTACTGCTGATTACTACGGCCGCTTCTATGGAAATCGCCTCCAAAGGTCAGGTTTCCCCCCTCTTACTCTTTCTTACCCTCCTCGGTGGCACTCTCGCCGCCGCCGCCGCTCAAACCTTAAACTGCATCTATGATCGCGACATCGATCACACCATGCTTCGCACCCGCGCCCGTCCGATCCCCTCCGGTCGCGTGCAACCCCTCCACGCCCTCATTTTTGCCCTCGTTTTAGCCTCCCTTTCCCTAGCAATTTTTGTCTTTTTTGTCAATACTTTGAGCGGATTTTTAGCAATGACCGGCATCGCATTTTATATGCTGATTTATACCCATCTGCTCAAGCGTCATAGTGTCCAAAATATTGTTATCGGTGGCGCGGCCGGCTCGATTCCTCCCCTCGTCGGTTGGGCGGCAGTAACGGGCGATCTCGGTTGGATTCCTTGGATTTTATTCGCCATTATTTTCCTCTGGACTCCTCCCCATTTTTGGGCTTTAGCTTTAATGATCAAGGATGATTATGCAGAAGTAGATATCCCGATGATGCCCGTAGTTAAAGGGGAAGAAGCTACTAGCAAGCAGATTTGGCTCTATACTTTAATCGTCGTTCCTTTCACTTTCCTCCTGATTTATCCCTTGGCTGCCTGTGGTGTGGTTTATGGTGTAGCGGCTTTAATTTTAGGGTTTGTTTTCCTGAAAAAAGCTTGGCGATTAAAACAGAATCCTTTTGATCGGGACATGGCTCGATCGCTGTTTAAATATTCCATTCTTTACATGATGTTATTATGTACAGCTATGGTGATCGATAGTTTACCCATGACCTCTCGTCTCCTCGCTACAATTGGCAGTTTATTCTCCTGTAGTTAA
- the dnaA gene encoding chromosomal replication initiator protein DnaA — MDSSAQQLWHNLLERLKLLLTRPAFETWFQTATVKEWQNDRLVIQAANPFILNHLQKNYLSTIAEVVEDIVGYPVEIQLTAEQGDSIAIFQPNSSLESELPPSNQLNPKYNFSRFVVGPTNRMAHAAALAVAELPGREFNPLFLCGGVGLGKTHLMQAIGHYRLELYPQSKVFYVSTEQFTNDLITAIRQDSMESFRNHYRHADILLVDDLQFIEGKEYTQEEFFHTFNTLHEAGKQVVLASDRLPKQMPSLQDRLISRFSMGLVADIQAPDIETRMAILQKKAEYENLRLPREVIEYIAVNYTSNIRELEGALIRATTYISISGLPMTVENIAPVLNPPMAKIATSPEIIMAVVAEKFQLSIADLKGNSRRREISFARQIGMYLMRQHTDLSLPRIGEEFGGKDHTTVIYSCDKINLSQHQDRQLQDILAQLIERINSLSRNQ; from the coding sequence GTGGATAGCAGCGCCCAACAACTTTGGCATAATCTCCTAGAGCGTCTAAAATTACTATTAACCCGTCCCGCTTTTGAGACTTGGTTTCAAACGGCGACGGTTAAAGAATGGCAAAACGATCGCTTAGTAATTCAGGCTGCCAATCCTTTTATTCTTAACCATCTTCAGAAAAATTATCTGTCAACAATTGCCGAAGTAGTCGAGGATATCGTCGGTTATCCCGTCGAGATTCAACTAACGGCAGAACAGGGCGATTCGATCGCTATTTTCCAGCCTAACAGTAGCTTAGAATCAGAATTACCCCCCAGTAATCAACTTAACCCTAAATATAATTTTTCCCGTTTTGTTGTCGGCCCAACTAATCGCATGGCCCACGCGGCCGCTTTAGCGGTGGCGGAATTACCCGGACGCGAATTTAACCCGCTTTTTCTCTGTGGTGGGGTGGGGTTAGGTAAAACTCATTTAATGCAGGCCATCGGTCATTATCGTCTGGAATTATATCCCCAATCCAAGGTTTTTTATGTATCGACGGAACAATTTACGAATGATTTAATCACCGCTATCCGTCAAGATAGTATGGAAAGTTTTCGTAATCATTATCGCCATGCCGATATATTATTAGTGGATGATCTGCAATTTATTGAAGGAAAAGAATACACTCAAGAAGAATTTTTTCATACTTTTAATACCCTGCACGAAGCGGGAAAACAGGTGGTTTTAGCCTCCGATCGCCTGCCCAAACAGATGCCCAGTTTACAGGATCGTTTAATTTCTCGCTTTTCTATGGGATTAGTCGCCGATATCCAAGCACCGGATATCGAAACTCGTATGGCAATTTTACAAAAAAAGGCCGAGTACGAAAATCTGCGTCTCCCAAGAGAAGTTATCGAATATATTGCCGTTAATTATACTTCTAATATTCGCGAATTAGAGGGAGCATTAATCCGGGCTACTACTTATATTTCTATCTCCGGATTGCCGATGACGGTAGAAAATATCGCGCCGGTTTTAAATCCACCAATGGCCAAAATTGCCACTTCTCCTGAGATTATTATGGCGGTAGTAGCGGAAAAATTTCAACTCTCGATCGCTGATCTAAAGGGAAATTCCCGGCGACGAGAAATTAGTTTTGCTCGACAGATTGGGATGTATTTAATGCGTCAACACACGGATTTAAGTTTACCGCGCATTGGCGAAGAATTTGGCGGCAAAGATCACACCACCGTTATTTATAGCTGTGATAAAATCAATCTTTCTCAGCATCAAGACCGACAATTACAAGACATCTTAGCCCAACTAATCGAGCGAATTAACTCCCTCAGTCGCAATCAGTAG